The following coding sequences are from one Gammaproteobacteria bacterium window:
- a CDS encoding ABC transporter permease produces MTNIRPSASAADAQLVGHRPPEADRPINLSPNARAWRRFKANRRGYLSLWIFGVLFVLSLFANVLSNDRPLIVHYQGQLYFPILKHYPETTFGGDFETEADYHDPYIRELLTRGGNWVVYAPNPHRFDSINYYADLANPAPPSADNFLGTDDRGRDVLARLIYGFRLSVLFAFALTIVGTITGVLLGALQGYFGGRFDLLFQRFIEIWGSMPELYLLIIFSSLFQPSVLLLLILLSLFGWMGLADYVRAEFLRGRNMDYVKAARALGVSNRVIMWRHLLPNGLTPVITFLPFRISGAILALTSLDFLGLGVPPSTPSLGELLAQGKANIEAWWLSITTFGVLVGTLVLLIFIGEALREAMDIRRG; encoded by the coding sequence ATGACAAACATTCGTCCATCAGCGTCGGCAGCGGATGCACAGCTCGTCGGCCATCGGCCACCGGAAGCGGATCGACCGATAAATCTGTCGCCGAATGCCCGTGCCTGGCGGCGTTTCAAGGCCAATCGTCGCGGTTATCTCAGCCTGTGGATCTTTGGTGTGTTATTCGTATTGAGCTTGTTCGCCAATGTATTGAGCAACGATCGGCCGCTGATCGTTCACTACCAAGGCCAGCTTTATTTCCCGATTTTGAAGCACTATCCGGAAACAACGTTCGGCGGCGATTTCGAGACCGAGGCTGATTACCACGATCCGTATATACGCGAGCTGCTGACCCGCGGCGGCAACTGGGTGGTGTACGCGCCCAATCCACACCGGTTCGATTCCATCAATTATTACGCTGACTTGGCGAACCCGGCACCGCCATCGGCCGATAACTTTCTCGGCACCGACGATCGTGGTCGTGACGTTTTAGCTCGGCTCATCTACGGCTTTCGCCTGTCGGTGTTATTCGCGTTTGCGCTGACGATCGTCGGTACTATCACTGGTGTCCTGCTCGGTGCGTTACAGGGTTATTTTGGTGGCCGCTTCGATCTATTGTTCCAGCGCTTCATCGAAATTTGGGGCTCGATGCCCGAGCTCTATCTCTTAATCATCTTCTCGTCGTTGTTCCAGCCGAGCGTGTTGTTGCTGTTGATCCTATTGTCGTTGTTCGGTTGGATGGGCCTCGCCGATTACGTACGTGCCGAGTTCCTGCGTGGCCGAAACATGGATTACGTAAAGGCAGCGCGTGCGCTCGGTGTCTCCAATCGCGTCATCATGTGGCGGCACTTGCTGCCGAATGGATTAACGCCGGTGATCACGTTTTTACCGTTTCGTATCAGCGGCGCCATCCTGGCGCTGACGAGCCTCGATTTCCTCGGTCTCGGAGTGCCGCCAAGCACCCCGAGCCTAGGCGAATTGTTGGCGCAGGGTAAGGCGAACATTGAAGCATGGTGGTTGTCGATTACCACTTTCGGTGTGCTAGTTGGCACGCTCGTGTTATTGATCTTCATCGGCGAAGCCTTGCGCGAGGCCATGGATATTCGCCGTGGCTAA
- a CDS encoding enoyl-ACP reductase yields the protein MGFLAGKRALIVGVAGERSIAWGIAKAMRREGAELAFTYQNDKLKARVEEVATELGSNIALPLDVASDEQIDSAFARLREHWDGLDIIVHSVAFALREELSGSFVDTVTREGFRLAHDISSYSLAALAKAGRPMMQGRNGALITLTYIGAERAIPNYNVMGLAKASLEANVRYLALALGRDGIRVNAISAGPIKTLAAAGIADFRKLLDVNDRVAPLGRGVTIDEVGNAAAFLCSDLASGITGEITYVDAGFNIAAFALDR from the coding sequence ATGGGTTTTCTCGCCGGAAAGCGTGCATTGATCGTCGGCGTCGCCGGCGAACGCTCGATCGCCTGGGGTATCGCCAAGGCGATGCGCCGCGAAGGCGCCGAGCTGGCCTTCACTTACCAGAACGACAAGCTCAAGGCGCGCGTCGAAGAGGTTGCCACCGAGCTTGGTTCCAATATCGCACTGCCGCTAGATGTTGCCAGCGACGAACAGATCGATAGTGCATTCGCGCGTCTGCGCGAGCATTGGGACGGGCTCGACATCATCGTTCATTCGGTCGCATTCGCTCTGCGCGAAGAGCTGTCCGGTTCGTTCGTCGACACGGTGACGCGCGAAGGCTTCCGCCTCGCCCACGATATCAGCTCCTACAGTCTGGCAGCGCTGGCTAAGGCCGGCCGGCCGATGATGCAGGGCCGTAACGGCGCGCTCATTACGCTGACCTATATCGGCGCCGAACGGGCGATACCGAACTACAACGTCATGGGGTTAGCCAAGGCTAGCCTGGAAGCGAATGTACGCTACCTGGCGCTGGCGCTCGGCCGGGATGGGATCAGAGTGAATGCGATTTCGGCGGGCCCAATTAAGACATTGGCGGCGGCCGGAATTGCCGACTTTCGCAAGCTGCTGGACGTCAACGACCGTGTTGCCCCACTCGGTCGCGGCGTAACGATCGACGAGGTCGGAAACGCTGCTGCATTTCTGTGCTCCGATCTTGCCTCCGGCATCACCGGCGAAATTACTTACGTCGACGCCGGCTTCAACATCGCCGCTTTCGCCCTCGACCGCTAG
- the yejB gene encoding microcin C ABC transporter permease YejB, whose product MAGYILKRLLLMIPTLIGVMLITFTVTQFVPGGPVEQLVHQLQHRSAEGEASAGSSGGLYRGSAGLDAERLKELQALYGFDRPAPERFLRMMKSYLTFDLGQSYYRHQSVFQLVVSKLPVSISIGLWTFFIVYLTCIPLGVAKAVRDGSRFDVVTSTIILVGYAIPGFVLGLALLVLFGGGSFWHIFPLRGLVSDYWSELPWYSKVLDYLWHMALPITASVVGSLAVETMLTKNSMLEEIRKQYVLTARAKGLSANVVLYRHVFRNAMIPLITGFPAAFIGAFFTGSLLIETLFSLDGLGLLSYESVVQRDYPVVLGTLYLFTLLGLFAKLLSDLCYVLIDPRIQFESVDR is encoded by the coding sequence ATGGCCGGCTACATTCTTAAGCGGTTGCTCCTCATGATCCCTACCCTGATCGGTGTGATGCTGATCACGTTCACAGTGACGCAGTTCGTGCCCGGCGGGCCGGTCGAGCAGTTGGTTCATCAATTGCAACACCGCAGCGCCGAAGGCGAGGCCAGCGCCGGTAGTTCCGGCGGTCTATACCGGGGCTCCGCCGGCTTGGATGCCGAGCGTCTTAAGGAATTGCAGGCGTTATATGGTTTCGATCGGCCGGCGCCAGAACGCTTCTTGCGCATGATGAAGAGCTATCTCACGTTCGATCTGGGTCAGAGCTACTATCGTCATCAATCGGTCTTCCAACTCGTCGTATCGAAGTTGCCGGTATCCATCAGCATCGGCCTGTGGACATTTTTTATCGTTTATCTGACGTGTATACCGCTCGGTGTTGCGAAGGCGGTGCGTGATGGTTCTCGTTTCGACGTCGTCACCAGCACCATCATTCTCGTCGGCTATGCCATTCCTGGATTCGTGCTGGGTCTCGCTCTGCTGGTGTTGTTTGGCGGCGGTTCGTTTTGGCACATCTTTCCGTTGCGCGGTTTGGTGTCGGACTATTGGTCGGAGTTGCCGTGGTATTCGAAAGTGCTCGATTACCTATGGCACATGGCGCTGCCAATCACCGCCTCTGTTGTCGGTAGCCTGGCGGTTGAGACGATGCTGACGAAGAACAGCATGCTCGAAGAAATCCGCAAGCAATACGTGCTCACCGCCCGTGCCAAAGGACTGAGTGCTAACGTCGTGCTGTACCGGCATGTCTTCCGCAACGCCATGATCCCGCTGATTACGGGTTTCCCGGCCGCCTTTATCGGCGCGTTCTTTACCGGCAGTTTGTTGATCGAGACATTGTTCTCACTCGACGGTCTTGGCTTACTGTCGTACGAATCGGTGGTGCAACGCGACTATCCAGTTGTCCTCGGTACGCTCTATTTGTTCACGTTGCTCGGGTTGTTTGCAAAGCTTCTGTCAGATTTGTGTTATGTGCTGATCGATCCGCGGATCCAATTTGAGTCCGTCGACCGATGA
- a CDS encoding ABC transporter substrate-binding protein produces the protein MHQSKRESWWRRCLGLLLLALTLPVHAAPSAALGYTPKYPAGFSHFDYVRADAPKGGNLTLAGQGSFDSFNPFILKSRPAAGLDLLVFEPLMVSSLDEPFSKYGLLAEDISLAADKLSVTFRLNPLAKFSNGKPVLARDVKFSFDTLKSNAAHPQYRYYWVDIKRAVVVDARTIRFEFARVNPELYLIATEIPVFSRDWVGDKPFNKVATEVPIGSGPYIVQSFDLGKHISFVRNPNYWGRDLPTRRGVFNFDRITYKYYKDDTIQREAFKAGEYDFHIEYSSKAWARDFVGPAFNDGGIVKKELVHRNNAGMQGLVFNTRRAIFKDKRVRKAIGLAFDFEWSNEHLFYKQYTRCNSYFSNSEMASSGLPQGDELKLLEPYRAQLSPEVFTTVWQPPMTLPPHSLRENLRQARDLLKQAGWILRDGVLRNANGEPLEFEVLGDSVQGRTFERILGPFAQNLKKLGIVMNYRTVDVALWQRRTDVFDFDMVTAVYGESQSPGNELYRRWYSKSADEEGSENLMGVKDPVIDALIDKVVQAPDRKHLVTALKALDRVMLHGEYLVPNWYNKVHRIAYRNKFDMPSSLPLYYAAEGWMIETSWSK, from the coding sequence ATGCATCAGTCCAAGCGAGAGTCGTGGTGGCGTCGTTGTTTGGGGTTGCTCCTGTTGGCGCTTACGCTGCCGGTCCATGCCGCCCCGTCCGCCGCGCTCGGTTACACTCCTAAATATCCCGCCGGTTTCTCGCATTTCGACTATGTGCGCGCGGACGCGCCCAAGGGCGGTAATCTCACGCTTGCCGGTCAAGGCAGTTTCGATTCGTTCAATCCGTTCATCTTAAAAAGCCGTCCTGCCGCCGGCCTCGACTTACTCGTATTCGAGCCACTGATGGTGTCGAGCCTCGACGAACCGTTCAGCAAATATGGCTTGTTGGCGGAGGACATCAGTCTTGCCGCCGATAAATTATCGGTAACGTTCCGGTTAAATCCGCTCGCGAAGTTTTCGAACGGCAAACCGGTATTGGCGCGAGACGTCAAATTTTCGTTCGATACGTTGAAAAGTAACGCCGCCCATCCGCAATACCGCTACTACTGGGTAGATATTAAGCGTGCGGTTGTGGTCGACGCGCGCACGATCCGTTTCGAATTTGCCCGCGTTAATCCGGAGCTGTATCTCATCGCCACCGAGATCCCGGTGTTCTCGCGCGATTGGGTAGGCGACAAACCATTTAATAAGGTTGCCACCGAAGTTCCGATCGGCAGCGGCCCGTACATTGTTCAAAGCTTCGATCTCGGTAAGCACATCAGCTTCGTGCGTAATCCCAATTATTGGGGACGTGACTTGCCGACGCGCCGTGGCGTTTTTAATTTCGATCGTATTACTTATAAATACTATAAAGACGACACGATTCAACGCGAGGCGTTCAAAGCCGGCGAATATGATTTTCATATCGAGTACAGCTCGAAGGCTTGGGCACGTGACTTTGTCGGGCCAGCATTCAATGACGGCGGCATCGTCAAAAAAGAGTTGGTACACCGTAATAATGCCGGCATGCAAGGTCTGGTGTTCAATACCCGCCGCGCAATTTTTAAGGACAAGCGCGTGCGTAAGGCGATCGGTTTGGCGTTCGATTTTGAATGGTCAAACGAACACTTGTTTTATAAGCAATATACGCGCTGCAACAGTTACTTCAGTAATTCGGAAATGGCGTCTTCCGGTTTGCCGCAGGGTGACGAGCTAAAACTGTTAGAGCCATATCGCGCGCAGCTGTCGCCGGAAGTATTCACGACGGTGTGGCAGCCGCCGATGACCCTGCCGCCGCATTCGTTACGCGAAAACCTGAGGCAGGCGCGTGATCTATTGAAGCAGGCGGGATGGATTCTTCGCGATGGCGTGTTGCGCAACGCCAACGGCGAGCCGCTCGAGTTCGAAGTGTTGGGCGATTCCGTCCAAGGCAGGACGTTCGAGCGTATCCTCGGTCCATTTGCGCAGAACCTTAAGAAACTTGGCATCGTCATGAACTACCGTACGGTCGACGTTGCGTTGTGGCAGCGACGCACCGATGTTTTCGATTTCGACATGGTGACCGCGGTATACGGCGAGAGCCAATCGCCCGGCAATGAGCTGTACCGGCGTTGGTATTCAAAGAGCGCCGATGAGGAAGGATCGGAGAATCTGATGGGCGTCAAAGATCCGGTAATAGACGCACTGATCGACAAGGTGGTGCAGGCACCGGATCGCAAGCATTTGGTGACGGCCCTTAAGGCGCTGGACCGCGTCATGCTGCATGGCGAGTACCTGGTACCGAACTGGTACAACAAGGTGCATCGGATCGCTTATCGGAACAAATTCGACATGCCATCGTCGTTGCCGCTGTACTATGCGGCCGAGGGGTGGATGATCGAGACGAGCTGGAGCAAATAA